Proteins encoded in a region of the Nicotiana tomentosiformis chromosome 9, ASM39032v3, whole genome shotgun sequence genome:
- the LOC138899017 gene encoding uncharacterized protein, whose protein sequence is MKDLMTEKLPINFETIKVTHQVSAFVHSMAPKLEDPDAFTIPYTIGSAEFEKYLCDLGSSINLMPYSFFNTLGIGQPTPTFMRLQMDDHTMKRPLGVIKNVLVRVYKFILPADFVIVDCQVDYEVPIILGRPFLAMGKALCDVEAEELTFRVGDEKVVFHVCKPMWQPNRNEVCSFVDLVTNVIVDDQIDSTLAVLKGNKKAIVWTLADIQGIIPAFCMHKTNLE, encoded by the exons ATGAAGGATCTCATGACAGAGAAATTGCCAATAAATTTTGaaaccatcaaagtcactcatcaagtgagtgcatttgtgcattcaatggctcctaagttggaggatcccgatgctttcacgattccttataCAATTGGAAGTGCTGAGTTTGAAAAATATCTTTGTGATCTAGGttcaagtatcaatttgatgccctattcattCTTTAATACCTTGGGAATTGGTCAACCAACACCCACCtttatgagattgcaaatggacGATCAcactatgaagagacctttgggagtgattaaaaatgtcttggttcgtgtttataaattcattcttccagcgGATTTTGTCATTGTAGATTGtcaagttgattatgaggtgccaattattcttgggagacctttccttgctatggggaaggctctttgtgatgttgaagccgaaGAACTTAcattccgggttggtgatgaaaaggtggtctTCCATGTGTGTAAGCCCATGTGGCAACCAAATAGAaatgaggtgtgctcttttgtggacttggtgaccaatgttattgttgatgatcaa ATAGACTCCACTTTGGCCGTGCTAAAAGGGAATAAGAAGGCTATTgtgtggactttggcggatattcagggGATAATCCcagcattttgcatgcataagaccAACTTGGAGTAA